Part of the Oncorhynchus masou masou isolate Uvic2021 chromosome 24, UVic_Omas_1.1, whole genome shotgun sequence genome is shown below.
ttttacgccaaacataacgttttgcattgttgccaaaaagttcaattttggtttcatctgaccagcgcaccttcttccacatgtttggtgtgtctcccaggtggcttgtggcaaactttaaacaacactttttatggatatctttaagaaatgtctttcttcttgccacttccataaaggccagatttgtgcaatatacgactgattgttgtcctatggacagagtctcccacctcagctgtagatctctgcagttcatccagagtgatcatgggccttttggctgcatctctgatcagtcttctccttgtatgagctgaaagtttagagggacggccaggtcttgagagatttgcagtggtctgatactccttccatttcaatattatcgcttgcacagtgctccttgggatgtttaaagcttgtgaaatatttttgtatccaaatccggctttaaacttcttcacaacagtatctcggacctgcctggtgtgttccttgttcttcatgatgctctctgcgcttttaacggacctctgagactatcacagtgcaggtgcatttatacggagaattgattacacacaggtggattgtatttatcatcattagtaatttaggtcaacattggatcattcagagatcctcactgaacttctggagagagtttgctgcactgaaagtaaaggggctgaataattttgcacgcccaatttttagtttttgatttgttaaaaaagtttgaaatatccaataaatgtcgttccacttcatgattgtgtcccacttgttgttgattcttcacaaaaaaatacagttttatatctttatgtttgaagcctgaaatgtggcaaaaggtcgcaaagttcaaggactCAATGCAGATAGccaggttagccaatgtgcgggagtactggttggttggcccaattgaggtagtatgtacaagaatgtatagttaaagtgactatgcatatatgacaaacagagagtagcagccccATGTGggtattggggcggcagggtagcctagtggttagagcgttggactagtaaccggaaggttgcgagttcaaactcCCCTGAGTCCGACAAGGTACAAGACTCTTGGGGAGAAATCGTTCTGCCCCAGGTTAAGAACAGGTTAGGAGGATTAgtttaggaaaagggttagggttaacaaaATGCAAAAGCTTAATACATATGAGGAAAAAGCTTTCACTGTGACATAATCAGATCTCATgtcttttttacattttatttgactttttctccccaattgttcccaactcccatacggacttggccgtcattgaaaataagaagttgttcttaactgacttgcctggttaaataaaggtaaaaaaataaataaaaaaatcagtgGGAAGGGTGGGCATGGGCAGGCCCACATCAAGCACAAACCAGCCCAGCTCTGGCTAGACAACAGCAAGgccacaccagaccaacacaggctagcccacaccagcccaacacaggttAGCCTACAATGGCCCAACACAAGCTaacccacaccagcccaacacgggccagcccacaccaagcccaaagTGGGGCTAGCCTACACCAAGCCCAACaggggctagcccacaccaagcccaacagGGGAAaacccacaccagcccaacaggggctagtccacaccaagcccaacaagggctagcccacaccagcccaacaggAGCTAGTCCAAACCAAGCCGAGCAGGGGAAATCCCACACCAAGCCCCACAGcggctagcccacaccagcccaacaggAGCTAGTCCAAACCAAGCCGAGCAGGGGAAATCCCACACCAAGCCCCACAgcggctagcccacaccaagcccaacaggagctagcccacaccaagcccagcaAGGGAAAGCCTACACCAAGCCCAGCACAGGCAAGCCCAGCAAATATTTTGGTGGTTTGCAAATCCcacagtatcaaatcaaatgcaaatgtatttatatagccaaTCAGGGGCTGTACAGACCACCTGAAACCCTAAACAGCCCAGGTGTAGGGAAATGCCCAAATATTGTTGACCTTGTAAACTGCCAATGAAGTTTCTCAAGACTTAAATAAGTGAATGTGACACAGTACGTCAAAAGTtaggacatacctactcattcaagggtttttcttaattttgtactattttctgcatAACAGTGAAtacataaaataacacatatggaatcatgaagtaaccaaaaaagtgttaataatatattttatattttaaattcttcaaagtagcctttgccttgatgacagctttgcacactcgtggcattctctcaaccagcttcatgagaaaggcttttccaacagtcttgaaggagttcccacatatgatgagcacttgtttttggtcattgtcctgttgaaaaacaaatgatagttccactaagcacaaatcagatgggatggcgaatcactacagaatgctgtggtagccatgctggttgagtGTGCTttgaatcacagacagtgtcaccagcaaagcaccatcacaccttctcctccatgcttcgtggggggaaccacatatgcggagatcatccgttcaccaactctgtatctcacaaagacacggcggttggaaccagaaatctcataatttggactcatcagaccaaaggacagatttccaccggtctaatgtccatttcttgtgtttcttggcccaagcaagtgtcttcttcttattgatgtcctttagttgtggtttctttgcagcaatttgaccatgaaggcctgattcacacagtcccctctgaacagttgatgttgagatgtgtctgttacttgaactctgtgacatatcatatcctctgcagcagagataactctgagTCTACCTTTCCTttggcgatcctcatgagagccagtttcatcatagcgcttgatggtttttgcaacctcacttgaagaaactttaaatgttcttgaaattttccagattgactgaccttcatgtcttaaagtaatgttgaactgtaatttatttttttattatttgagctgttcttgccataaaatggacttggtatattaccaaatatggctaccatctgattacctcccccaacttgtcacaacacaactgactggctcaaacgcattaagaaggaaagaaattccataaattttaacaaggcacatctattaattgaaatgcattccaggtgactacctcatgcagctggttgagagaatgccaagagtgtgcaaagcatcaaggcaaagggaggctactttgaagtatctcaaatataaaatacatttttgtttgtttaacaattttttggttacttcatgattctgtttgtgttatttcatagctttaacctcttcactattattctacaatgtagacaattgtaaaaactaaagaaaaacccttgaatgagtaggtgtggccaaaattatttgactggtactgtatgagaAACATAAATTATCTTGTAAAAAATATctactgaaaaaaatatataaatgcaacatttcaaagattttactgagatacagttcatataagtaaaTCAGTCAACTGACATAAATAAATTAGActctaatctattgatttcacatgactggggagGGGGTGCAGACATGGGTGAAGATGGGGAGGCATAGGCCCATCCACTTGAGGAGCCagtcccacccactggggagccaggcccagccaatcagaattagtttttccccacaaaaggactgtattacagactcctcagcacccaccctccccctcctcagatgatcccgcagatgaagaagccagatgtggaggtcctgggctggcatgtttacacgtggtctgcggttgtgaggctggttggatgtactgccatattctctaaaacaactttggaggtggcttatgatagagaaaataacattaactgctctagcaacagctctgttggacattcctgcagtcagcatgccaatttcacagTCCCATCaaaacttgaggcatctgtggcattgtgtgacaaaactgcttaTTTTAGAGTGGTGTTTTATTGTCCCTtgcacaaggttcacctgtgtaatgatcatgctgtttaatcagtttcttgtcaTGCTACACCTGTCTggaggatggattatcttggcaaaggagaaatgctctaacagggatgtaaactaatttgtgcacacaatttaagagaaataagctttttgtgtatatggaaaatgtctgtgatcttttatttaagcttatgaaacatggaaccaacacttcaTGTTGCATTTATGTCTTTGTTCAGTCTGTATGAATGATAGCAATAACTTAGTTGACTTTCTAATACAATGTATCACGTTCCTAAATTACCTTTAAAGGCTTGACAATTATAGAATTTATGCATTGaattattaattaattattattaattaattaattataaaTATATTCCTATGAAATAGCAAATGCACATGGGACCAATATTTTAGCCTGCATTGTGCCAATGGGACATGTTTGCTGGGTTGGTTAAAATAATAATTTTCATCTAATGGATGGTCAGTTTTTGCATCTATAACTCTGTCTCTGAATTTGATAGTGTTTAcatttctcaaatcaaatcaaatgttattggtcgcatacacatatttagcagatgctattgcggTGTACCAAAAAGCTTGTGTTCCttgctccagcagtgcagtaatatctataaattcacaacaatacacacagatctaaaagtaaaataatggaattaagaaatatattaaTACTAGGGCAAACAATGCCGGAGtctaaatatacactaccgttcaaaagtttggggtcacttagaaatgtccttgttttccatgaaaacagacctataattggtggctgactaaatacttttttgccccactgcagGTTAATGCTCCTCTCCGTTCTCTTTCTACCCCCACATATTGTACATTCCTTTCTTCCTAGATACATGCCATATAACCCCTTCCTAATGAACAAACATTATTTAACACTACAAGAAAGACAGGGTAGAATTCTTGCCAGTTATAGTGCAGTATACCTCATTTAGTCATTCATAAAATATACTGACTGTGCTTTaaccagctttgatgcacctgtactgacctcgccttctggatgatagcattgtgaacaggccgtggctcggatggttgatgtttttgatgatctttttggccttcctgtgacatcgggtgctgtaggtgtcctggagggcaggcagcgtgcccccagtgatgtgttgggcagaccgcaccaccctctagagagaCCTGCGGTTATGGCGGTGCAGTTGTCATActaggtggtgatacagcccgacaggatgctctcgatagttgtcatgacgtggccctcttTGGGGATAGCGCGTaccatcccctctctctacccccccccccccaggttctGTTATCGCAGGTTGTAAACTCCACGAGGAGACATGGCCATGCAGTATAGAGAGTTTTACAGGAGAACAAAGGAACCTCTTTCACATCACAGgacttgagaactgaacaatgtccatgttttggagaatgtgtacATGGTCGGGGGAGAACCCAGCTGTGACCAGTCCATTTCGTTTAATCTTTGTGAAACTCAtgaaagacaatacagccacattaccataactctgtgTTTATACAAGAGTCTCAGTTGTTAGGCttgcatctaattgttgtataaaatgaatgagtaaagatgaaactatttgtgaaatgatgtaatgtgattttaaactgATTCCCTTTGGAGTTTAACTAAGTCATAGGCCTGCCTCAAGAGCACAGACATTGAACTGGCATCATGGGACAGCCCTTTCCTACTGTTCTGGATATAACCCCACCTTAGGAATTTCCCTTCAGACCAAGCTACCTCGATtaccgagagggctaaggtttgagtagagaccatgcATTCCTTGTTGCTGAAttcttaaccataccacgtggttaaactctgagactatcgataccgacagaataagagcaacTCTTCGATACTAATTAATTGTCTGCAGCTATGAATTCTGTACCATTGAATGCGAAGACctacaaccgccgaaacatctatctataagaacatttctgaatgttaCTCTGAAGTATCTATTCTAACCAAAGACTCCAGGGACGCAGAGAATCTCGGATGAACTCTCCAAAAGAAAAAGATGATTCCAACAGAGACCACAACGACACGCTGggagtaaatatatattttgattgcaattattcccgaatgagtgagcgttcatgtgcaaaggattagcatttcaattgttataattatcaactgtgtagtgTCGTTTGTCTTTCACGCCCTTCTCAgtccctttgtctaccaagccatcATACCGGTTtggcccactagggcacatcccCTATTATTTCCCTGGAACCATAtctactttgtttgtttgtgcatATCTGTGattagttagttaataaataaatcattgagacaattgatgtatggatgattcatagagaagactgggttcgtgcagataaccaacaacttacgatgtttggaatgagaccAACGTGAGGAATAGAAtaattaattagaagactaattgatcagatattaaaatatctgaaaattatattaggaaaattgtaactttgtaatctgaagattttccttggtgccccgacatCCTAGttgattacatttacatgattagtttaatcacttaataataactagagaattgatttgataatctAACAGTCTTcattttaatgatgccaaagacacgacatagactctcacaaacttttacagatgcacttaggggccaagccgaatttctttagcctcccGAGGTTGGGGGATCGATTCCCAGCCAAGTCATTCCAAAGACTGTAAAAATGGTACCCGGTGCGTCTCTacttggcactcagcattaaggagatagATTGGGGGTAAGGCCCTGTATACACTAGATTTTGGCACTCCCCCCATTGTgaaaaatattttggaagctatacaATTCATTTATGAATGTCTACATTTGCTTTTGACACGTTTATTATATTACTGACACCTTCATGCATCTTgtttatattatgtgagctaaacaaacatttaaaaaaaatattacaacATTTTCGTGAAAGTATAATTATATAAAGTTCTGTTACTGTccccacaacaacaaaacacttataTTAAATCTTGTCTTTgaaacatttaaattaaatactgtagaatttcattaattcctatggaggactgcttctTCTGAGGAGTGTCAATACGGCCAatcggtggcttcaaagcctcttaTTGGCCAATACacagcatcagcaatccaggctTTATACAGATCATTGGTCcggtccagggggtgtacttgtacatcaagctgcctcatgctacagaaacaggagataggttCATGATCCTGTTGGCCATTCCAGCTCGTACAAGTCAAGGCTTGTGCAGGGCTActtacttcactacatttctccagcccccaTTATCAGCTGTTTAAACCCCCCTGCCAAAAAAAAGTAGGGTGGTGACCACTTAGTTAGTTGAATCTCAGAATCATAACAATGTTTAAGGGAACTAAGGTCACACACAATGATACTGTCCAAACAGACAAGTCATTTAGACATTCTCCTTTATTTGGTTTTATAGTGGATTAAATCAGGTGCTAATGGAACTAGCTACCTGGCTAAATCTGGCACATTTACAGAAATGTTTATTGATGTTAAATGCCCCTGTCAAATAATTGTTGTAAATGATGTTAAATCCTCTCTACTAGTTTTAACTACTATtctactgaggagaggagaacctCCCAAGGAAGAGGATGCTTTTGGTCTTATTGTGCCTGATGAAGAAGAGGAAGGGGTGATCAGCCGTGAAGTGTTCCTCTCTGAACATACAGAACGCTATCATCCCAGCAGTGGCAGCTGCAGCCTCCGTCCCCTCCTCGTTCACCTCCACAAAGGCCTTATGGGCCACCGTAGACAGGAAGAGCCCCCCCTTCCCATTCATCCCAGACAGGTCGGCCATGCCCCCGACAAACACATCCTTCATGCCCATCTGGACCAGGGGATCATTCAGCTCGTAGTCCTCCTCCAGTTTGAACTTGGGCAGATAAACTATGATGTCCGTGCCTGTGTCCATGTTGGATCTGGTGGTCCACTCGTCCAGTTTCTCCATGGTCAGCTCGCTCTCCAGCTAAATGGTACACAGAGTTAAAGCACAGTCAGTATAGTGAAAAAGAGTAGCTTTGAAACACAGTTAAAACACAGTCACTATATAGAATAAGTCGCATTGACAACACTCCATACATCAGATGATAAATGATACTGTAGTCGTGTTTTCAGCAGCCTACCCGGGCCTGACCCATGTATACCACCTAGTGGCAAATGATGCGCAAAAAATGCTGATTTGCATTGGTTTTGGGCCACATATTCTAAAGCGTTAGCATTTGGATACAAAACAAAAGCAtcgattgctgtcataccttgtcaatcggctgcttacagggtaaggaaactaGTGTCTTGTAGTGTAGGGAACAGAGGGACAGGGAAGGGAAACCTGGTCGCTGGTGTGAAAGGCAAACACCCCACACATCAATCAACTATGCAGTTATAGGAGGCTGTGTACAGTATACCTTCACTAGAGGATCAGATCCGTCAGTGGCCTCCTCAGGCAGCAGGACAAACATACTGAGCTCCTCGTCCACATAGGGAAGCTCCACGATCTGGAGGTTATAGTCTGGGACATAGTTAAAGGGGAACTTCTTTATCTGGTGCATCATCTGAACTGGCTTGCTCTCACTCTGAAAAAACAGATTATTATAGACAAGGAGAATGAGTTAATCTGAACCATATAACTCCCAATAAGCCTATACAGTATAACTTAAAGTTTGTTTGGTCTCTTGGATGACGCATAAATATGTCAAACTTGTGCCTGTACCACTGCTAAAAAAAAGTCCCATGTGAAGTGAACCATTGAACCCTTTGGTTTTAAATAGCACCATATCTTCTAGCAGTTTAGTATATAATCATATTATATAGTAAATCATTATATTATAATTCCATTACTGAGCATAAATATCTATCTAAATATTACTGCCAATATCCACCTGGTTTATTTTGAAGGTCATCTCTTTGGTGTCTTTCTGGTCAAATCTGTTCAACCAGTTTCCTTTGAAGTAGATGGCATTGACTAGAGCCAGCCTTGTCAAACCACTGACTGTCCCTTGCTTCAGCAGATCTTTGATTTTATCtgtaaatgcacacacacacacacacacacacacttaacacacacacacttaacacacacacacttaaacaaaCTAAACCCAAAGCAGCTCTGAAACCAGAGGTCCCATCTGGCTTTAATGCTGTCGGTAGACATAGACAGATGTATTTATCACATGTTCAGTTCCATGTTAGCTGATCCTGGTTACAGATCTGATAGTTGCTGTTTTTTAATCTAATGTGTGTGTTAAGTGTATGTTGTTGTATTTTTGGTGTCCCCCCAATGTATTGCAATACACATTTCCCAGCTGGGATAATACATGTGATTGGTTAACCGATTGATATAGTAAATGATGATACTTTCCGTCTGCTGCTCCACCCAGCTGTTGAtctgtcctctggtctcctctgctGCTCCGAGGAAGTCTACTGCCTTCATATCTGCATGGTAGAACTTCTGGGTGGATTCTAAGAACTCCTACATCAGAGTGAAACAGTTCAATAAAAGTAAAGAGAAGTACAGTATAACGTCTGGGTGGATTCTCAGACAGCAGACAGTAATAGCACAGTCCGTCTCAATAAAAACATTTTCGCACAGGACTAGTATTACTAGAGAACATTGGGTATGTCATTATTACCCCTGTATGCCTATAAATGTAATAAGATTGTATAGATTAGTATAATGTCTGGGTGGATTCTAAGAACTCCTATGGCAGAGGGAAGCAGTTCCATAAGATTAACTAGTGTCATGTTTGCAGATGTATAATTAAGCATTAAAACCCGAGGGGggttatatggccaatatatcacggctgagggctgttcttacgcacaaCACAACGCTGAGTGCCTGGATACATCCctcgccgtggtatattggccatatatcacaacccctgaggtgccttgttactgttataaactggttaccaacggaattagagcagtaaaaatacatgttttgtcataactAGTAAAAATGTATTAATTGATTGATAATATAagcttccggttccggttggagcgagcggtcgcatctacacttcggtccgcaggtagtataacttttcattacatttcgttatagtacaacggtttgatttgtctaatcttagcaatttcttcttagctagctacatagccgtctttgtatcaaagataattgcataattattgtatttcgtcgtcctaacgtatctgcccagcagctagctaagcagctagctaacatccactgtccaccagcactgtagaaactattacactcaactgaacgactcgattagcgtagtgtcagctagctacatagttgtcttcgctgtcttcgtatcaagataattgtgcagtttagagtgtgtagacttagagtgattatcttaatttaccgaggttagctagccagctatttgtcgtccttaacgtaggagatgctgctagctatctagccaacagctagccaacctctaccgaattgaactccaactacccggtcaacattccgcgtcgctccacaggtagtatcacattttcatttcacttcattacagtacaacggtttgatttgtttgatcgtagctagccagctacatagccgtctttgtatctaagacaattgtgtagtctagagcgattttctaggttagctggccagctattgtcgttcttttaacgtagctagccagctagccccgaatagcagcactgtagtaactattacagtacaacggtttgttttgtttgatcgtagctagctagctacatagccgtctttgtatctaagacaattgtgtagcctagagcgattttctaggttagctagccagctattgtcgttcttttaaggtaacgtaacgcaatcaacctgctagctagccagctagcccccgaatagcagcactgtagaaactattacactcgacggaacgacttgattagtgtagtgtcaacatcacagccactaccagctagcctactccagcagtactgtatcatttcaatcattttagtcaataagattcttgctacgtaagcttaactttctgaacattcgagacgtgtagtccacttgtcattccaatctcctttgcattagcgtagcctcttctgtaccctgtcaactatgtgtctatctatccctgttctctactctctgcacagaccatacaaacgctccacaccgcgtggccgcggccaccctaatctggtggtcccagcgcgcacgacccacgtggagttcctggtctccggtagcctctggaactgccgatctgcggccaacaaggcagagttcatctcagcctatgcctccctccagtccctcgacttcctggcactgacggaaacatggatcaccacagataacactgctactcctactgctctctcttcgtccgcccacgtgttctcgcacaccccgagagcttctggtcagcggggtggtggcaccgggatcctcatctctcccaagtggtcattctctctctctccccttacccatctatttatcgcctcctttgaattccatgctgtcacagttaccagccctttcaagcttaacatccttatcatttatcgccctccaggttccctcggagagttcatcaatgagcttgatgccttgataagctcctttcctgaggacggctcacctctca
Proteins encoded:
- the LOC135513103 gene encoding leukocyte elastase inhibitor-like isoform X1 → MIWDNAAYLQRFFVVISGGRRSFGLYFCFCFFHWNCAFSIFSHREKQKDQSSAMASLSSSNTAFALELYHTLGQTNTGNIFISPFSISSALAMVYLGAKRDTAAQMAKALSFNFTKDIHTDFQTLNADINSPSATYILKLANRLYGEKTCNFLTEFLESTQKFYHADMKAVDFLGAAEETRGQINSWVEQQTENKIKDLLKQGTVSGLTRLALVNAIYFKGNWLNRFDQKDTKEMTFKINQSESKPVQMMHQIKKFPFNYVPDYNLQIVELPYVDEELSMFVLLPEEATDGSDPLVKLESELTMEKLDEWTTRSNMDTGTDIIVYLPKFKLEEDYELNDPLVQMGMKDVFVGGMADLSGMNGKGGLFLSTVAHKAFVEVNEEGTEAAAATAGMIAFCMFREEHFTADHPFLFFIRHNKTKSILFLGRFSSPQ
- the LOC135513103 gene encoding leukocyte elastase inhibitor-like isoform X2, giving the protein MASLSSSNTAFALELYHTLGQTNTGNIFISPFSISSALAMVYLGAKRDTAAQMAKALSFNFTKDIHTDFQTLNADINSPSATYILKLANRLYGEKTCNFLTEFLESTQKFYHADMKAVDFLGAAEETRGQINSWVEQQTENKIKDLLKQGTVSGLTRLALVNAIYFKGNWLNRFDQKDTKEMTFKINQSESKPVQMMHQIKKFPFNYVPDYNLQIVELPYVDEELSMFVLLPEEATDGSDPLVKLESELTMEKLDEWTTRSNMDTGTDIIVYLPKFKLEEDYELNDPLVQMGMKDVFVGGMADLSGMNGKGGLFLSTVAHKAFVEVNEEGTEAAAATAGMIAFCMFREEHFTADHPFLFFIRHNKTKSILFLGRFSSPQ